A section of the Felis catus isolate Fca126 chromosome B2, F.catus_Fca126_mat1.0, whole genome shotgun sequence genome encodes:
- the NOL7 gene encoding nucleolar protein 7 gives MVQLRPRASRVPPSAMVDEGQPASEEEEEAEHGLLLGQPSSGAAAEPLEEDDEEGDDEFDDEAPEELTFASAQAEAREEERRVRESVRRDKTLLKEKRKRREELFIEQKKRKLLPDNILEKLTAAGQTNIKKSSGKLKEANLQKENEDCDKGSDSKKAKVQKVQSVGQNKSYLALRLKDQDLRDSRQQAAKAFIQNSLYGPGTNRTTVNKFLSLENKRLPVKKAAAQFLNNAWGTQKKQNAKRFKRRWMVRKMKTSKK, from the exons ATGGTGCAGCTGCGGCCGCGCGCGTCCCGCGTCCCGCCGTCGGCGATGGTGGACGAGGGCCAGCCCGCctccgaggaggaggaggaggcggagcaCGGCCTGTTGCTCGGGCAGCCCAGCAGCGGCGCGGCCGCGGAGCCGCTGGAGGAAGACGACGAGGAAGGGGACGACGAGTTTGACGACGAGGCCCCGGAGGAGCTGACTTTCGCCAGCGCCCAGGCGGAGGCACGAGAGGAGGAGCGGCGGGTTCGGGAGTCGGTGCGCAG GGACAAAACGCTcctgaaggagaagaggaagcGACGCGAGGAGCTGTTCATCGAACAAAAG AAAAGGAAACTCCTTCCGGATAACATTCTAGAGAAGTTAACTGCAGCCGGACAGACTAA CATCAAGAAATCGTCAGGAAAGTTGAAAGAAG CGAATttgcagaaggaaaatgaagactgTGACAAAGGAAGTGATTCTAAGAAAGCTAAAGTACAAAAAGTACAGTCTGTCGG CCAGAATAAAAGCTACTTGGCTCTAAGGCTAAAAGATCAAGATCTGAGAGATTCAAGACAGCAAGCAGCAAAAGCCTTTATACAGAATTCTTTATATGGTCCAGGAACCAACAGAACTACTG TAAATAAGTtcctgtctcttgaaaataagaGGTTACCAGTGAAAAAGGCTGCAGCCCAGTTTCTGAATAATGCTTGGG GAactcagaaaaaacaaaatgccaaGAGGTTTAAAAGACGGTGGATGGTCAGAAAGATGAAAACTTCTAAGAAGTAA